A genomic segment from Bosea sp. OAE506 encodes:
- a CDS encoding transglutaminase family protein encodes MRIRISHSIGYAYAEPARHITQILRLTPRDHDGQHVMSWRIEPTIDGRLRMTQDAFGNVVHTFSADGPIAEMAIRVEGLIETVDLAGIVRGVVERVPVDVFRRDTLLTTPDAALCEFAEEATRDVATPLSRMHALMEALHEKTPCIETGQRTGLGAAAAFAAGEGIPQDIAHIFMTCARHLDVPARYVSGYVAQSDALPHANGAHSWAEVHLQDYGWIGFDAANGLCPIDTHVRVAAGLDYADAAPVRGARKGGDGEALAVRVSARDAGGRAANQ; translated from the coding sequence ATGCGGATCAGGATTTCCCACTCGATCGGCTACGCCTATGCCGAGCCGGCGCGGCACATCACGCAGATCCTGCGGCTGACGCCGCGCGACCATGACGGCCAGCACGTCATGTCCTGGCGCATCGAGCCGACCATCGACGGCCGGCTGCGCATGACGCAGGACGCCTTCGGCAACGTCGTGCATACCTTCTCGGCCGACGGCCCGATCGCCGAGATGGCGATCCGCGTCGAGGGCCTGATCGAGACGGTCGATCTCGCGGGCATCGTGCGCGGCGTCGTCGAGCGCGTGCCGGTCGACGTCTTCCGTCGCGACACGCTGCTGACCACGCCCGATGCGGCGCTCTGCGAATTCGCCGAGGAGGCGACGCGTGACGTCGCCACGCCCCTGTCGCGCATGCACGCGCTGATGGAGGCCCTGCACGAGAAGACGCCCTGCATCGAGACCGGGCAGCGCACCGGCCTGGGCGCCGCGGCCGCCTTCGCCGCCGGCGAGGGCATCCCGCAGGACATCGCCCATATCTTCATGACCTGCGCGCGCCATCTCGACGTGCCCGCCCGCTATGTCTCCGGCTATGTCGCCCAGTCCGACGCCCTGCCCCATGCCAACGGTGCCCATTCCTGGGCGGAGGTCCATCTCCAGGACTATGGCTGGATCGGCTTCGACGCGGCCAATGGCCTGTGCCCGATCGACACCCATGTGCGCGTCGCCGCCGGGCTGGACTATGCCGACGCCGCCCCCGTGCGCGGTGCCCGCAAGGGCGGCGACGGCGAGGCCCTCGCCGTGCGCGTCAGCGCCCGCGACGCCGGCGGGCGGGCCGCGAACCAGTAA
- a CDS encoding exopolysaccharide biosynthesis protein: MSSPLRTSGILLALAALPGDRIAVGSIVAALKDRAYALLVVLLGLPNCLPMPPPIPLVCGLVLAFVALQMLTGRVMPWLPPTLLARSIGKPVLTRAVDRAVPLMMRLERVSRPRMTVLGSAYAIPVLGLLILVLALGLIVAAPFIGQIPLGFAVCLVGLGLVERDGLLIIFGAVFGALGLVLSAGFAYAIFSGIHGLFF, translated from the coding sequence TTGTCATCACCCCTGCGCACCTCCGGAATCCTGCTCGCGCTGGCGGCGCTACCGGGGGACCGCATCGCGGTCGGCTCGATCGTCGCCGCCCTCAAGGACCGGGCCTATGCGCTGCTGGTCGTGCTGCTCGGCCTGCCGAACTGCCTGCCCATGCCGCCGCCGATCCCGCTGGTCTGCGGGCTGGTGCTCGCCTTCGTCGCGCTGCAGATGCTGACCGGCCGGGTGATGCCCTGGCTGCCACCGACCCTGCTCGCGCGCAGCATCGGCAAGCCGGTGCTGACGCGCGCCGTCGACCGGGCGGTGCCGTTGATGATGCGGCTGGAGCGGGTCTCGCGCCCGCGCATGACGGTGCTCGGCAGCGCCTATGCGATTCCGGTGCTGGGTCTGCTGATCCTGGTGCTGGCTCTGGGGCTTATCGTCGCCGCGCCCTTCATCGGCCAGATCCCGCTGGGCTTTGCGGTCTGCCTGGTCGGGCTCGGCCTGGTCGAGCGCGATGGCTTGCTGATCATCTTCGGCGCCGTGTTCGGGGCGCTCGGGCTCGTGCTCAGCGCAGGCTTCGCCTACGCCATCTTCAGCGGCATCCACGGATTGTTCTTCTGA
- a CDS encoding proteasome-type protease: MTYCAGILVQDGLVMIADTRTNAGLDDISTFRKLHVFSWPGDRTFGLMTAGNLSVTQSVVSLLHEGLPNPETGESDTLLGATSMFRAAQLVGRAIRHVRAEDGPALKEAGVKFEVTMLFGGQIKGQPMRLFMIYGAGNFIECGIDAPFLQIGEHKYGKPILDRAITFKTHLYDALKVGLISMDSTMRSNLGVGLPIDLIVMRRDADEPELTRRIEAGEPYFHDLRERWSAALRAAHTAIPRPPYEPRKD, from the coding sequence GTGACCTATTGCGCCGGAATCCTCGTGCAGGACGGTCTCGTCATGATCGCCGACACCCGCACCAATGCGGGGCTCGATGACATCTCGACCTTCCGCAAGCTGCATGTCTTCTCCTGGCCGGGCGACCGCACCTTCGGCCTGATGACGGCCGGCAATCTCTCGGTCACGCAATCGGTGGTCAGCCTGCTGCATGAGGGGCTGCCCAATCCCGAGACCGGCGAGAGCGACACGCTGCTGGGCGCGACCTCGATGTTCCGCGCGGCGCAACTCGTCGGCCGGGCCATCCGGCATGTGCGCGCCGAGGACGGACCCGCCCTGAAGGAGGCCGGCGTCAAGTTCGAGGTCACGATGTTGTTCGGCGGGCAGATCAAGGGGCAGCCGATGCGGCTGTTCATGATCTACGGCGCCGGCAACTTCATCGAGTGCGGCATCGACGCCCCCTTCCTCCAGATCGGCGAGCACAAATACGGCAAGCCGATCCTCGACCGCGCCATCACCTTCAAGACCCATCTCTACGACGCCCTCAAGGTCGGGCTGATCTCGATGGATTCGACGATGCGCTCCAATCTCGGCGTCGGCCTGCCGATCGACCTCATCGTCATGCGGCGCGACGCCGACGAGCCGGAGCTGACGCGCCGCATCGAGGCCGGCGAGCCCTATTTCCACGATCTGCGCGAGCGCTGGTCGGCGGCCCTGCGCGCGGCCCATACCGCAATCCCCCGGCCGCCCTACGAACCGCGCAAGGATTGA
- a CDS encoding molybdopterin-binding/glycosyltransferase family 2 protein translates to MKFGPVPVSEAEGCIAAHTVRAGGLVVKKGATLTAEDVSRLAEAGLAELVAVRLEAGDIGENEAATRLATALAGRGIVTETAFTGRVNLFAAVAGVLTIDAAAIDALNRIDEAITVATLAPMKAVVPGEMVGTVKIIPYGLLAVQVEQALAALEGLKPLAVAPYKPLRVAVISTLLPGLKPSVVDKTLRVMTERLAPAEATIASDRRVPHQEAPLAQEIAAQAETADLVVVFGASAITDRRDVIPQALLAAGGRIEHLGMPVDPGNLLLIGEIGGKPVIGAPGCARSPKENGFDWVLQRCLAGIPVGRADVQRMGVGGLLMEIVSRPQPRAPALLEAAPVAGLVLAAGRSTRMGERNKLLEPVRGQPMLRHAVEAQIASVASPVIVVTGHQQAEVAAALAGLDVIVVHNPDFASGLASSVRVGLAALPEAAAGVVVSLGDMPNVTPQVIDRLAQVFAEQGEAKAVVPTLLGQRGNPVLLARALFAEVAQLTGDQGARRLLDAAGEHIVEVPLDDPAIALDVDTPEALAAMGRVEA, encoded by the coding sequence ATGAAGTTCGGCCCCGTTCCCGTCTCCGAGGCGGAAGGCTGCATTGCCGCGCACACGGTCCGCGCCGGGGGCCTCGTTGTGAAGAAGGGGGCGACGCTGACGGCCGAGGATGTCTCCCGGCTCGCCGAGGCGGGGCTCGCCGAACTCGTCGCGGTGCGGCTCGAAGCCGGCGACATCGGCGAGAACGAGGCCGCGACGCGGCTGGCGACCGCACTGGCCGGGCGCGGCATCGTCACCGAGACGGCCTTCACGGGCCGCGTCAATCTCTTCGCCGCAGTTGCGGGCGTGCTGACCATCGACGCGGCCGCAATCGACGCGCTGAACCGGATCGACGAGGCGATCACCGTCGCCACGCTGGCGCCGATGAAGGCCGTCGTTCCGGGCGAGATGGTCGGCACGGTCAAGATCATTCCCTATGGCCTGCTCGCCGTGCAGGTCGAGCAGGCGCTGGCCGCGCTGGAGGGGCTGAAGCCACTTGCGGTCGCGCCCTACAAGCCGCTGCGCGTGGCGGTGATCTCGACGCTGCTGCCGGGGCTGAAGCCCTCTGTCGTCGACAAGACGCTGCGAGTGATGACCGAGAGGCTCGCACCCGCGGAAGCGACGATCGCCAGTGACCGACGCGTGCCGCATCAGGAGGCGCCGCTCGCGCAGGAGATCGCGGCGCAGGCTGAGACCGCCGACCTCGTCGTGGTGTTCGGGGCGTCCGCGATCACCGACCGGCGCGACGTTATCCCGCAGGCTCTGCTGGCGGCGGGCGGGCGGATCGAGCATCTGGGCATGCCGGTCGATCCCGGGAACCTGCTGCTGATCGGCGAGATCGGCGGCAAGCCGGTGATCGGCGCGCCCGGTTGCGCGCGCTCGCCCAAGGAGAACGGCTTCGACTGGGTGCTGCAGCGCTGCCTTGCCGGCATTCCCGTCGGCCGCGCCGACGTCCAGCGTATGGGCGTCGGCGGATTGCTGATGGAGATCGTCTCGCGGCCGCAGCCGCGGGCGCCGGCCCTACTGGAGGCCGCGCCGGTCGCCGGGCTGGTGCTGGCGGCGGGGCGCTCGACCCGGATGGGTGAGCGCAACAAGCTGCTGGAGCCGGTGCGCGGCCAGCCGATGCTGCGCCATGCCGTCGAGGCGCAAATCGCCTCGGTCGCCAGCCCGGTGATCGTCGTCACCGGGCATCAGCAGGCGGAAGTCGCGGCCGCGCTCGCCGGGCTCGACGTTATTGTCGTGCACAATCCCGATTTCGCCAGCGGGCTCGCCAGCTCCGTCCGCGTCGGTCTCGCCGCGTTGCCGGAGGCGGCGGCGGGCGTCGTGGTCTCGCTCGGCGACATGCCCAACGTCACCCCGCAGGTGATCGACCGCCTCGCGCAGGTCTTCGCCGAACAGGGTGAGGCGAAGGCCGTGGTGCCGACGCTGCTCGGCCAGCGCGGCAACCCGGTGCTGCTGGCGCGTGCGCTGTTTGCGGAGGTGGCCCAGCTCACCGGCGACCAGGGTGCGCGGCGCCTGCTCGACGCGGCAGGCGAGCACATCGTCGAGGTCCCGCTCGACGACCCCGCCATCGCGCTCGACGTCGATACGCCCGAGGCGCTGGCGGCCATGGGTCGTGTGGAGGCCTGA
- a CDS encoding alpha-E domain-containing protein: protein MLSRTADSLYWVSRYVERAEYLARILDATMRLSNLPSSYGGAGSEWQSAVATAGCDEAFAQAYGEANERNVCDFLTFSPDNPSSIRNCLALARSNARGVRTALTSEMWDALNGAWLELQRFEKKRMDREEFARFLEWVKNVSLVFDGSAYRTMLRDDGYWFSRLGVYVERADNTARILDVKYHVLLPANEQVGGSLDYFQWTTVLREVSALTAYHWVYREAVKPLLIADLLILNRRMPRSLAACYENISRFLDLLGDSYGRQGPAQRQARKTLANLSSTSIDDIFQHGLHEFISDFITENNRLGGTIFEQYLQ from the coding sequence ATGCTCTCGCGCACCGCCGACAGCCTCTACTGGGTCTCCCGCTATGTGGAGCGGGCGGAGTATCTCGCCCGCATCCTCGACGCGACGATGCGCCTTTCCAACCTGCCCTCCTCCTATGGCGGCGCCGGCAGCGAATGGCAGAGCGCGGTCGCCACCGCCGGCTGCGACGAGGCCTTCGCCCAGGCCTATGGCGAGGCCAATGAGCGCAATGTCTGCGACTTCCTGACCTTCAGCCCGGACAACCCCTCCTCGATCCGCAACTGCCTCGCGCTCGCCCGCTCCAATGCCCGCGGGGTGCGCACCGCCCTGACCTCGGAGATGTGGGATGCGCTGAACGGCGCCTGGCTCGAGCTGCAGCGCTTCGAGAAGAAGCGCATGGACCGCGAGGAATTCGCCCGCTTCCTCGAATGGGTGAAGAACGTCTCGCTGGTCTTCGACGGCTCGGCCTACCGCACCATGCTGCGCGACGACGGCTACTGGTTCTCGCGGCTTGGCGTCTATGTCGAGCGAGCCGACAACACGGCGCGCATTCTCGACGTGAAATACCACGTGCTGCTGCCGGCCAACGAGCAGGTCGGCGGCTCGCTCGACTATTTCCAGTGGACCACGGTGCTGCGCGAGGTCTCGGCGCTGACGGCCTATCACTGGGTCTATCGCGAGGCGGTGAAGCCGCTGCTGATCGCCGATCTGCTGATCCTCAACCGGCGGATGCCGCGCTCGCTGGCCGCCTGCTACGAGAACATCTCGCGCTTCCTCGATCTGCTGGGCGATTCCTATGGACGCCAGGGCCCCGCCCAGCGGCAGGCGCGCAAGACCCTCGCCAATCTCTCGAGCACCAGCATCGACGACATCTTCCAGCACGGGCTGCACGAGTTCATCTCGGACTTCATCACCGAGAACAACCGGCTCGGCGGCACCATCTTCGAGCAGTATCTGCAATGA
- a CDS encoding SDR family oxidoreductase encodes MSDTILIYGGSGGIGSAVARAVRAKGLGVHLVGRDAVRLEALAGELGGGFTAGDVGEDGTFARATQEASAGGALKGLVYAVGTINLKPVARLTEADFLKDFSVNALGAVKAIQAALPHLKQAEGTAGIVLFSTVAVAQGFAAHASVAMAKGAIEGLTLALAAELAPRIRVNCIAPSLTRTPLAAALTGNEAMAKAIADLHPLQRLGEPADIAPLAALLASDEASWITGQIVGVDGGRSTLRTKG; translated from the coding sequence ATGAGCGACACGATCCTGATCTATGGCGGCAGCGGCGGCATCGGCTCCGCCGTGGCGCGCGCCGTCCGGGCCAAGGGGCTCGGCGTGCATCTGGTCGGGCGCGACGCCGTCCGGCTCGAGGCCTTGGCCGGGGAGCTCGGCGGCGGGTTCACGGCAGGCGATGTCGGCGAGGACGGGACCTTCGCGCGGGCGACGCAGGAGGCCTCCGCCGGCGGCGCGCTGAAGGGGCTGGTCTATGCCGTCGGCACCATCAACCTGAAGCCGGTCGCGCGGCTGACCGAGGCCGATTTCCTCAAGGATTTCAGCGTCAACGCGCTCGGTGCTGTGAAAGCGATTCAGGCGGCGCTGCCGCATCTGAAGCAGGCCGAGGGGACGGCCGGGATCGTGCTGTTCTCGACGGTGGCGGTCGCCCAGGGCTTCGCGGCCCATGCCTCGGTCGCGATGGCGAAGGGCGCGATCGAGGGGCTGACGCTGGCGCTCGCGGCCGAACTGGCGCCGCGCATCCGGGTGAACTGCATCGCGCCGTCGCTGACGCGCACGCCGCTTGCCGCCGCGCTCACCGGCAACGAGGCGATGGCGAAGGCGATCGCGGATCTGCACCCGCTGCAGCGCCTTGGCGAGCCGGCCGATATCGCGCCGCTCGCCGCTCTGCTCGCCAGTGACGAGGCGTCCTGGATCACTGGCCAGATCGTCGGGGTCGATGGCGGGCGCTCGACCCTGCGGACGAAGGGGTAG
- a CDS encoding EAL domain-containing protein: MSSPSVGKLTNADASARMLKSSVATLGCAFVMVMAAAVAVVMAITADANRLEAERQRDRIDAAIESQIRLRELRFQSLAAAGDLQNSFNGADPLTALQTTLGRLGSRFLEFDGAYVVSASGRVFAGIEGEGISGQTGYDGLKHFSPSLPGGPGGPPLNRLPDTRGGPSMTSWSMTHDGFDTISVMTIEVPARPGSLAQLLGPLQIVGYRRVTSTMLNDLSQRYRVSDIRIARDMPADPLARRAIPAPDGSVRAWLSWTPDRPGDAMLRQFVWALAGVGVLFGGIFAFVVHRLRAAAHQIAIRESQIQRLAGQDELSLLPNRRTFDLRLDQELAHLSRSGKGLAVMLIDLDRFKAVNDTYGHTAGDELIRQVAQRLMRLVRSGDTVARIGGDEFGIIQTHGNFPAGCAALGERILEALTEPFIIMGVATTIGCSIGIALAPDATDREALLRLADTALYQSKNGGRNRYSFFEAQMNRTLALKRMVEEDLRHAIENDELVLHYQPQVSIDGATIVGVEALVRWNHPEHGMVPPAEFIGIAEERGLIVPLSEWVLRQACKEAKRWDGIRLAVNVSPIQFRHKDFVANVIRALDETGFDPARLELELTEGVVVDDADAAEAAMMDLRAHGVGLALDDFGTGYSSLIYLRRFAFDKIKIDRSFLEYMETTGESAILVHSIAHLGRALGLRVCAEGVETAEQHRFLQAIGCHELQGFLFSKGVPAAEIDALLAQEKPFATTLAAA; this comes from the coding sequence ATGTCGTCGCCTTCCGTGGGGAAATTGACCAACGCCGATGCGTCCGCTCGGATGCTGAAGAGTTCGGTCGCGACGCTCGGCTGCGCCTTCGTGATGGTGATGGCCGCGGCCGTGGCTGTCGTGATGGCGATCACCGCGGACGCCAACCGGCTCGAGGCCGAGCGCCAGCGCGACCGCATCGACGCGGCGATCGAGAGCCAAATCCGCCTGCGCGAACTGCGTTTCCAGAGCCTGGCCGCGGCCGGCGACCTGCAGAATTCCTTCAACGGCGCCGATCCGCTGACGGCCCTCCAGACCACGCTGGGCCGCCTGGGCTCGCGGTTTCTCGAATTCGACGGCGCCTATGTCGTCTCCGCCTCCGGACGAGTCTTCGCCGGCATCGAGGGCGAAGGGATCTCTGGGCAGACCGGCTATGACGGGCTGAAGCATTTCAGCCCCTCCCTGCCCGGCGGCCCCGGCGGACCGCCGTTGAACCGCCTGCCGGACACGCGCGGTGGACCGAGCATGACCTCCTGGTCGATGACCCATGACGGCTTCGACACCATCAGCGTGATGACCATCGAGGTCCCGGCCCGTCCCGGCTCGCTGGCACAGCTCTTGGGGCCGCTCCAGATCGTCGGCTACCGGCGCGTGACCAGCACGATGCTGAACGACCTGTCGCAGCGCTATCGCGTCTCCGACATCCGGATCGCCCGGGACATGCCCGCCGACCCGCTGGCCCGGCGCGCCATTCCCGCTCCCGACGGCTCCGTCCGCGCCTGGCTGAGCTGGACCCCGGACCGTCCGGGCGACGCCATGCTCCGCCAGTTCGTCTGGGCGCTGGCCGGCGTCGGCGTGCTGTTCGGCGGCATCTTCGCCTTCGTGGTGCATCGCCTGCGCGCCGCCGCCCATCAGATCGCCATCCGCGAAAGCCAGATCCAGCGCCTCGCCGGTCAGGACGAGCTCTCGCTGCTGCCCAACCGCCGCACCTTCGATCTCCGGCTCGACCAGGAGCTCGCCCATCTCAGCCGGTCCGGCAAGGGCCTCGCCGTGATGCTGATCGACCTCGACCGCTTCAAGGCGGTCAACGACACCTATGGCCACACCGCCGGCGACGAGTTGATCCGGCAGGTCGCCCAGCGGCTGATGCGGCTGGTCCGCAGCGGCGACACCGTCGCCCGCATCGGCGGCGACGAGTTCGGCATCATCCAGACCCACGGCAATTTCCCGGCGGGCTGCGCGGCGCTCGGCGAACGCATCCTCGAGGCGCTGACCGAGCCCTTCATCATCATGGGCGTCGCGACCACCATCGGCTGCTCGATCGGCATCGCGCTCGCGCCGGACGCCACCGACCGCGAGGCCCTGCTGCGGCTCGCCGACACGGCCCTCTACCAGTCGAAAAACGGCGGGCGGAATCGCTACTCCTTCTTCGAAGCGCAGATGAACCGCACGCTCGCGCTCAAGCGGATGGTCGAGGAGGATCTGCGCCACGCCATCGAGAACGACGAGCTGGTTCTGCACTACCAGCCGCAGGTTTCGATCGACGGCGCGACCATCGTCGGCGTCGAGGCGCTGGTGCGCTGGAACCATCCCGAGCACGGCATGGTCCCTCCCGCCGAGTTCATCGGCATCGCCGAGGAGCGTGGCCTGATCGTGCCCCTGAGCGAATGGGTGCTGCGCCAGGCCTGCAAGGAAGCGAAGCGCTGGGACGGCATCCGCCTCGCGGTCAACGTCTCGCCGATCCAGTTCCGCCACAAGGATTTCGTCGCCAACGTCATTCGCGCGCTGGACGAGACCGGCTTCGACCCGGCCCGGCTGGAGCTGGAGCTGACGGAAGGCGTCGTCGTCGACGATGCCGACGCGGCCGAGGCGGCGATGATGGATCTGCGCGCCCATGGCGTCGGCCTGGCGCTGGACGATTTCGGCACCGGCTATTCGAGCCTGATCTATCTGCGGCGCTTCGCCTTCGACAAGATCAAGATTGACCGCTCCTTCCTGGAATACATGGAGACGACGGGCGAATCCGCCATTCTCGTCCACTCCATTGCCCATCTCGGCCGCGCGCTCGGCCTGCGCGTCTGCGCCGAAGGCGTCGAGACCGCCGAGCAGCATCGTTTCCTGCAGGCGATCGGCTGCCACGAGCTGCAGGGCTTCCTGTTCTCGAAGGGCGTCCCCGCCGCGGAGATCGACGCGCTGCTGGCGCAGGAGAAGCCTTTCGCCACCACGCTCGCGGCGGCCTGA
- a CDS encoding DUF2256 domain-containing protein, with translation MPKPIRKGDLPRKPCQGCGRPFAWRKKWARVWDEVKYCSERCRRERKPPAGSGSDGRRDVD, from the coding sequence GTGCCAAAGCCGATCCGCAAGGGAGACCTGCCCCGGAAGCCCTGTCAGGGCTGTGGGCGCCCCTTTGCCTGGCGCAAGAAATGGGCGCGGGTCTGGGACGAGGTGAAATACTGCTCCGAGCGCTGCCGGCGGGAGCGAAAGCCGCCGGCAGGATCAGGCAGCGACGGCCGACGCGACGTCGATTAG
- a CDS encoding circularly permuted type 2 ATP-grasp protein, with translation MVAFDEMTGTEGDVRQAYAALDRWLKEAPPEMLALRRSQAELFFRRIGITFAVYGDEESTERLIPFDIIPRVLTKPEWTKLEAGLRQRVTALNMFLADVYGPKECIKAGIIPADLVYRNACYQLEMVDFQVPHGIYCHIAGIDIVRVDADTFYVLEDNARTPSGVSYMMENREVMLRLFPELFATHRVAPVDNYPDQLLATLRSVAPRSSSADPNICLLTPGQYNSAFYEHSFLADKLGVELVEGSDLLVKDDVVYMRTTQGPKRVDVIYRRIDDEFIDPLVFRSDSVLGVPGLIGAYKAGNVTLANAVGTGVADDKAVYSYMPEIVKFFTGEEPILKNVPTFRCREPEANAYVLDNLEKLVVKEVNGSGGYGMLVGPHANKAQLETFRRKLKAQPEGFIAQPTLALSTCPTFVASGVAPRHVDLRPYVLSGANGISCVPGGLTRVALKEGSLVVNSSQGGGTKDTWVLDA, from the coding sequence ATGGTCGCGTTCGACGAGATGACGGGGACGGAGGGCGATGTCCGGCAGGCCTATGCGGCGCTGGACCGCTGGCTGAAGGAAGCGCCGCCGGAGATGCTGGCGCTGCGGCGCAGCCAGGCCGAACTCTTCTTCCGCCGCATCGGCATCACCTTCGCCGTCTATGGCGACGAGGAATCGACTGAGCGCCTGATTCCCTTCGACATCATTCCCCGCGTGCTGACCAAGCCGGAATGGACCAAGCTCGAGGCGGGCCTGCGCCAGCGCGTTACCGCGCTCAACATGTTCCTGGCCGATGTCTACGGACCCAAGGAATGCATCAAGGCCGGCATCATCCCGGCCGATCTGGTCTATCGCAACGCCTGCTACCAGCTCGAGATGGTGGATTTCCAGGTGCCGCACGGCATCTATTGCCACATCGCCGGCATCGACATCGTCCGCGTCGACGCCGACACCTTCTACGTGCTGGAGGACAATGCGCGCACGCCGTCCGGCGTCTCCTACATGATGGAGAACCGCGAGGTGATGCTGCGGCTCTTCCCGGAGCTCTTCGCCACCCATCGCGTCGCGCCGGTCGACAACTATCCCGACCAGCTCCTGGCGACGCTGCGCTCGGTCGCGCCACGCTCCTCCTCGGCCGACCCCAATATCTGCCTGCTGACGCCGGGCCAGTACAATTCGGCCTTCTACGAGCACTCTTTCCTGGCCGACAAGCTCGGCGTCGAGCTGGTCGAGGGCTCGGACCTGCTGGTCAAGGACGACGTGGTCTACATGCGCACGACGCAGGGGCCCAAGCGCGTCGACGTGATCTACCGGCGCATCGACGACGAGTTCATCGACCCGCTCGTCTTCCGCAGCGACTCGGTGCTCGGCGTGCCCGGGCTGATCGGCGCCTACAAGGCCGGCAACGTCACGCTCGCCAATGCGGTCGGCACCGGCGTCGCCGACGACAAGGCGGTCTACAGCTACATGCCCGAGATCGTGAAGTTCTTCACCGGCGAGGAGCCGATCCTGAAGAACGTCCCGACCTTTCGCTGCCGCGAGCCCGAGGCCAACGCCTATGTGCTCGACAATCTCGAGAAGCTCGTCGTCAAGGAGGTCAACGGCTCGGGCGGCTACGGCATGCTGGTCGGCCCCCACGCCAACAAGGCGCAGCTCGAAACCTTCCGCCGCAAGCTCAAGGCCCAGCCGGAAGGCTTCATCGCCCAGCCGACGCTGGCGCTGTCCACCTGCCCGACCTTCGTCGCCTCGGGCGTGGCGCCTCGCCATGTCGACCTTCGGCCCTATGTGCTCTCGGGCGCCAACGGCATTTCCTGCGTGCCGGGCGGCCTGACGCGCGTCGCGCTCAAGGAGGGCTCCCTCGTCGTCAATTCCAGCCAGGGCGGCGGCACCAAGGATACCTGGGTTCTCGATGCCTGA
- the bcsS gene encoding cellulose biosynthesis protein BcsS produces the protein MAYGWRLAWAVPLVAVLTAGPATGVFAQEAETEAEAEERAALSTVLFGSLEAGPAKTFVSLGMKKALTGALAGSGFRALLKVGGAQEQAQRQRPRGLAYKSESQALIGYEWRIGDTFLSLYAGSDHEGEQRELRNGVLYRNRYGARLQGDLWMTPMPGTMLHASAYASTLDRRLWIRAAPGWLLPRGWLSQDVYAGPEVEAYRAGDYTKLRLGLHLTGLRLFGVVWRLSGGWQRTSDRPSEAYATLGVHWLR, from the coding sequence GTGGCGTATGGGTGGAGGCTCGCCTGGGCGGTGCCGCTGGTCGCCGTATTGACGGCGGGTCCGGCCACCGGCGTTTTCGCCCAGGAAGCCGAGACCGAGGCCGAGGCGGAGGAGCGCGCCGCCCTGTCCACCGTGCTGTTCGGCTCGCTGGAGGCCGGGCCGGCCAAGACCTTCGTCTCGCTCGGGATGAAAAAGGCGCTGACCGGCGCCCTCGCCGGCAGCGGCTTCCGCGCACTGCTCAAGGTCGGCGGCGCGCAGGAGCAGGCGCAGCGGCAGCGCCCGCGCGGCCTCGCCTACAAGAGCGAGTCGCAGGCGCTGATCGGCTATGAATGGCGCATCGGCGACACGTTCCTGTCGCTCTATGCCGGCTCGGACCATGAGGGCGAGCAGCGGGAGCTGCGTAACGGCGTCCTCTACCGAAACCGCTATGGCGCCAGGCTCCAGGGCGACCTCTGGATGACGCCGATGCCGGGCACGATGCTTCACGCCAGCGCCTATGCCTCGACGCTCGATCGCAGGCTCTGGATCCGCGCCGCGCCCGGCTGGCTGCTGCCGCGGGGCTGGCTGTCGCAGGACGTTTATGCCGGGCCGGAGGTCGAGGCCTACCGCGCCGGCGACTACACCAAGCTGAGGCTCGGCCTCCATCTGACGGGCCTGCGCCTCTTCGGCGTCGTCTGGCGCCTGTCAGGTGGCTGGCAGCGCACCAGCGACCGCCCGTCCGAGGCCTATGCCACGCTGGGCGTCCACTGGCTGCGCTGA
- a CDS encoding usg protein: MTDTDFMRQLAGYGLTTATILYRMPDHRHLLQSYIWQNYDLAPRFPVLHDFLAFWSRELDGPLHSVTVAHARLIRPAEIVNVQGVLTLH; this comes from the coding sequence ATGACCGATACCGATTTCATGCGCCAACTGGCGGGATACGGCCTCACGACCGCAACGATCCTCTACCGGATGCCGGATCATCGGCACCTCCTGCAGAGCTATATCTGGCAGAACTACGATCTCGCACCGCGCTTCCCGGTGTTGCACGACTTCCTGGCGTTCTGGAGTCGTGAGCTGGATGGGCCGCTGCATTCGGTGACGGTCGCGCATGCGCGCCTCATCCGTCCGGCGGAGATCGTCAATGTGCAAGGCGTGCTGACTCTGCATTGA